The following coding sequences lie in one Xanthomonas hortorum pv. pelargonii genomic window:
- a CDS encoding exopolysaccharide biosynthesis protein translates to MTSSDNGAPPSEDSGGEHMRYRNEGIRSLLAAFSEGDPNHVLRVREILADLQQSAFGVFLFLAILPSFIPIPGVAGGISGPLTVLIGVQMMCCLRKPWVPRFIGDRGPRRSTSQRFVARLAPTLQRLDRLLKPRLHGMLDRIPAQVFTGLLLVLVGILLTLPIPFTNYIFGLILLLFALALLERDGALLLVGWAAALVSVAVFGVTSDQLLDLVRDWWPVAWR, encoded by the coding sequence ATGACATCGTCGGATAACGGCGCGCCGCCATCCGAAGATTCCGGCGGCGAACACATGCGGTATCGCAATGAAGGCATCCGCAGCTTGCTGGCGGCCTTCAGCGAGGGCGACCCGAATCATGTGTTGCGTGTACGCGAGATTCTGGCCGACCTGCAACAGAGCGCGTTCGGCGTGTTTCTGTTTCTGGCGATCCTGCCCTCTTTCATCCCGATTCCCGGCGTGGCCGGTGGCATCAGCGGGCCGCTGACGGTCCTGATCGGCGTGCAGATGATGTGCTGCCTGCGCAAGCCGTGGGTGCCGCGTTTCATCGGCGATCGTGGGCCGCGCCGCAGTACCAGCCAGCGTTTCGTTGCGCGGCTTGCACCGACGTTGCAGCGCCTGGATCGGCTGCTCAAGCCGCGTTTGCACGGCATGCTGGATCGTATTCCGGCGCAGGTGTTCACCGGCTTGCTGCTGGTGCTGGTCGGCATCTTGCTGACGCTGCCGATCCCATTTACCAACTACATTTTCGGCCTGATCCTGCTGTTGTTCGCGCTGGCCCTGCTGGAGCGCGATGGCGCCTTGCTGCTGGTGGGCTGGGCGGCGGCGCTGGTGTCGGTGGCGGTGTTCGGGGTCACTTCCGACCAGCTGCTGGATCTGGTGCGCGATTGGTGGCCGGTCGCCTGGCGCTGA
- a CDS encoding LLM class flavin-dependent oxidoreductase, which translates to MTPISVLDLAPVCEGSDTTHAFANMLDLAQHAERWGYQRYWLAEHHNMPGIASAATAVLIGHVAGGTKTIRVGAGGIMLPNHAPLQVAEQFGTLASLYPQRIDLGLGRAPGTDQPTARALRRYFDSADHFPQDVAELLRYFAPAVPGQLVQAVPGAGLDVPVWLLGSSLFSARLAAAMGLSFAFASHFAPDAMDEAVAIYRREFRPSAQLAKPHVMLALNVVAAETEAQARRLFTTQQQSFVNLRRGKPGKIPAPIDDIDSFWQPHERAGVERALACTVLGDAEQIAQGVAEFIDRHTPDELLFTANIYDHAARLRSFEIAAIACRELDVTTA; encoded by the coding sequence ATGACGCCCATTTCCGTGCTCGACCTGGCGCCGGTCTGCGAAGGCAGCGACACCACCCACGCTTTCGCCAACATGCTCGATCTGGCCCAGCACGCCGAGCGCTGGGGCTATCAGCGTTATTGGCTGGCCGAGCACCACAACATGCCGGGCATCGCCAGCGCGGCCACTGCGGTGCTGATCGGTCATGTGGCCGGTGGCACCAAGACCATCCGCGTCGGCGCCGGCGGCATCATGCTGCCCAACCATGCGCCGCTGCAGGTGGCCGAACAGTTCGGCACGCTGGCGTCGTTGTATCCGCAGCGCATCGACCTGGGCCTGGGCCGCGCGCCCGGTACCGACCAGCCCACCGCGCGCGCGTTGCGCCGCTATTTTGACAGTGCCGATCATTTCCCGCAGGACGTGGCCGAGCTGCTGCGCTACTTCGCACCGGCCGTACCGGGGCAGCTGGTGCAGGCAGTGCCGGGCGCCGGTCTGGACGTGCCGGTGTGGCTGCTGGGTTCCAGCCTGTTCAGTGCACGCCTGGCGGCAGCGATGGGCCTGTCGTTCGCGTTCGCCTCGCACTTCGCGCCCGATGCGATGGACGAAGCCGTGGCGATCTACCGCCGCGAGTTCCGCCCGTCCGCACAGTTGGCCAAGCCGCACGTGATGCTGGCCTTGAACGTGGTGGCCGCCGAGACCGAGGCGCAGGCGCGTCGCCTGTTCACTACCCAGCAACAGAGTTTCGTGAACCTGCGTCGCGGCAAGCCGGGCAAGATTCCCGCGCCGATCGACGATATCGACAGCTTCTGGCAGCCGCACGAACGTGCCGGTGTGGAGCGCGCGTTGGCCTGCACGGTGCTGGGCGATGCCGAGCAGATCGCGCAGGGCGTGGCCGAGTTCATCGATCGCCACACACCGGACGAGCTGTTGTTCACCGCCAACATCTACGACCATGCCGCGCGTCTGCGCTCGTTCGAAATCGCCGCCATCGCCTGCCGCGAACTGGACGTGACCACTGCGTGA
- a CDS encoding pyridoxamine 5'-phosphate oxidase family protein has product MHLQERSESIRQLAELIRGVDIAMFTTVSADGKLVSRPLGTQEVEFDGDLWFATAADSPKVTEIAADPRVNVAYASASKNSYVSVAGTARVVNDRAKIDELWSPAMKVFFPGGKDDPNLRLIHVRAESAEYWDGPSGLLGKALYFVMTAVTDDTGSLSDNRVVDLK; this is encoded by the coding sequence ATGCACCTTCAGGAACGCAGCGAGAGCATCAGGCAGTTGGCGGAATTGATCCGCGGCGTGGACATCGCGATGTTCACCACCGTCTCGGCCGACGGCAAGTTGGTGAGCCGGCCGTTGGGCACGCAGGAAGTCGAATTCGATGGCGATCTGTGGTTCGCCACCGCTGCCGATAGCCCGAAGGTGACAGAGATTGCCGCCGATCCGCGCGTCAATGTGGCGTACGCCTCGGCGTCGAAGAACAGCTATGTGTCGGTCGCGGGTACCGCGCGCGTGGTCAATGACCGCGCCAAGATCGATGAACTCTGGTCGCCGGCGATGAAGGTGTTTTTTCCGGGCGGCAAGGACGACCCCAACCTGCGTCTGATCCACGTGCGTGCCGAATCGGCCGAATACTGGGATGGCCCGAGCGGGCTGCTGGGCAAGGCGCTGTACTTCGTGATGACGGCAGTCACCGACGACACGGGCAGCCTGTCAGACAACCGTGTGGTCGATCTGAAGTAA